The DNA window AAGGGCAGCATTTATAATGGATAAACTTATGAGAAAGATGGGCCTTTCAGGCAAGGCGTTTATACCTCTTGTAATAGGCTTTGGATGTTCGGTGCCTGCAATAATGTCCACCAGGACGTTGGAAAGCGAAAAAGACAGAAAACTTGCGGCCTTGATCGTGCCGTTGATGTCCTGCAATGCGAGACTTCCGGTATATGTATTGCTGAGTTCGGTATTTTTCCCTGGAAAGCAGATGCTGGTTATCTTCTCCTTATACTTGCTTGGTATTGCATCGGCTTTTTTTATAGGATTGCTGTTCAACAAGACAATCTTTAAAAACAAGGATGAGCCCTTTATTATAGAGCTCCCCGAATATAAACTGCCTGAATTTAAAAACCTGATGCTTCATACATGGAGAAAAGGGGAAAGCTTTTTAAAGAAAATGAGCACAATAATATTCTCAGCTTCCATTGTTGTCTGGTTATTATCCAATTTTAATTTTAGCGGATTCTCAAATATCGACAACAGCCTGCTATCATATATAGGAAGGTTCATAAGCCCGATATTTAAACCCTTAGGATATGGCTCATGGCAAAATTCCGTAGCTATTTTAACAGGAATCATCGCAAAGGAAGTCGTGGTAGGCACCATGGGAGTACTGTACGGTCAGAATTTGCGTGGCGTGATTTTAAATTATTTTACACCGGCTTCCGCATATGCGTTTCTGGTTTTTGTGCTTCTTTATACCCCATGTATCTCCACAATAGCTACTATCAGAAAAGAATATGGAAAACGCATGATGTTTTTTTCAGTTTCATATCAGGTTGTTTTAGCGTGGATTGCATCTTTTGCAGCGTTTAATATAGGCAAATTATTGTGAGGTGGATAAATCATGTTAATTGAAATATTAATAGCGGCGATTATAGTCTTGGGTGCAGTATATATGCTTTACAAACACATAAAAAAGAGCTCTTCCGGAGACTGCCCGAGCTGCTGCAGCAATTGTGCCTACTACAAGAAATGCCCGAGTAACTTCAAAAGAACAGGCGGCAAGAAATGAACCACCTGTTCTTTTTTTAATATATCAATCTGAAGAAATATTACTCGAACCTCAACGCTTCGATAGGGTTCAACCTTGACGCTCTATTTGCAGGGTATATTCCGAACACGATGCCGACTACAAGCGAAAACATAAACGACAAAAACATTGTATCTACGGAAGGTAGGGCGCTTATCTTTATCGCCTTGCCTATAATCGATGTAAGGCCGCTTCCAAGTAAAATGCCTACGATCCCACCTGTTCCGCTCAAAGCCATCGCCTCTATCAAGAACTGAAGCAGTATGTCCCTTCTCTTTGCGCCTATCGCTTTTCTTATTCCTATTTCCCTGGTTCTTTCAGTAACCGATACTAACATTATATTCATTATGCCTATGCCTCCGACAAGCAGCGATATGCCCGCTATGGCACTTAAAAACAATGTCAACGTCTGGGTTACCGTGGTTAATGTATTAAGGGCCTCCTGCTGGTTGAATACTGTATATGCCGTATCAACTTTGAATTTCCTCAAAAGATAATTGTTAAGCTCAAATACCGCCATATTTACGGAATTTGCATCCTTTGCTTTTATATATATGTTCCTTATAGTTTTGTCGCCTGTTATCTTCTCGGCGGCAGTTATAGGTATCAAGATCCTGTCATCATTTGATGTAAGAGACGACCCACCCTTTGACTCAAGAATGCCGACTACTTTATATTCATAACCGTTTATTTTGATAGTTGATCCTATCGGATTTACTCCCTTAAATAGCTGCTCGACAACAGTTGTGCCTAAAACTGCTACCGGCTGGCTGTACTCAACATCCATCGAAGTTATGAATCTTCCACGGCCAACATTATCGTTTCTTACAGTACTATCATCCTGCACTATACCTTCAATAGATGTACTGTATTTGGTGTTGTTATATTTTGCCGTAACGCTTCCTGAAATCGAAGGGGCCACAGCGCCTATGCCCTGTTTGTCTTTTAAGCTCATGCATTCGTCAAAGCTCAGTGTGACACCGTTTCCCCTGCCCCTTATATTTACGACTATCAGATTCGAACCCATTCCTTCTATTTGCTTGGATACATTTGCAGTAGCACCTCTGCCGAGGGATACTAATGTGATGACGGCCGCAACCCCGATTATGACTCCAAGCATCGTAAGGAAGGACCGCATCTTATTTGTTCCTATGCCTCCAAGACCAAGCCTTATAGCCTGTAAAAACTTATTCATATTTGTCCCCCCTTACGCACCTATTCTCTCATCCTTGAGTATCCTGCCATCCATAATCTGTATGATTCTTTTCGCCTTCGATGCAATATTCATGTCATGAGTTATCAATACGATAGTTGTACCATTTTTGTTCAAGTTGATAAGAGTATCTAAAACTTCTTTTCCCGATTGGCTGTCAAGGTTTCCTGTAGGCTCATCGGCAAGAATCACGGGAGGGTTCCCTGCAAGAGCTCTCGCTATCGCTACCCGCTGCTGCTGGCCGCCCGAAAGCTGAGATGGTTTATGACGCATTCTATCGCCAAGTCCTACGATCTCCAACGCTTGCTTTGACTTTTCAAGCCTCTCTTTTGCAGGTGTACCTCTGTATATGAGCGGAAGCTCTACATTTTCGACAGCATTTAGTTTGGGAAGAAGGTTAAATCCCTGGAATATAAAACCTATTTTTCTATTCCTGATATCTGCAAGCTCATTATCATTAAGAGTAAACACATTTACGCCATCCAGTATATATTCTCCCCCCGTCGGTATATCAAGGCATCCTATCACATTCATAAGAGTTGATTTACCTGATCCGGACGGCCCGATTATCGCCGTAAACTCGCCCTTATCTATCTCAAAGCTTACTCCCCTTAATGCCGCAACCTCTACATTTCCAGTTTTATATATTTTAGTAATATTGTTTATTTTTATCATAGATGCCGCCTGCCTTTAATTATTTGACTGCCTGAACTGCCTGTTTGCTCCCATGGAACCGGCGCCCTGGCCGCTCATTCCCGGGAATCCTCTGAATTGATTTTGAGTGCTGCTGCCCGATGAAGTCTCCCTGACCTGCATTACAATCTTATCTCCATCGCTTAGCCCGCTTACAACCTCGGCATAGTCGGAATTTACTATACCGATCTCAACTTTTTTTCGCGTAACTGAATTTCCTTCGCTTACTTCCACATATTTATTGCTCCCAATATCCTGAACGGCATCTATCG is part of the Clostridiales bacterium genome and encodes:
- a CDS encoding ABC transporter permease — translated: MNKFLQAIRLGLGGIGTNKMRSFLTMLGVIIGVAAVITLVSLGRGATANVSKQIEGMGSNLIVVNIRGRGNGVTLSFDECMSLKDKQGIGAVAPSISGSVTAKYNNTKYSTSIEGIVQDDSTVRNDNVGRGRFITSMDVEYSQPVAVLGTTVVEQLFKGVNPIGSTIKINGYEYKVVGILESKGGSSLTSNDDRILIPITAAEKITGDKTIRNIYIKAKDANSVNMAVFELNNYLLRKFKVDTAYTVFNQQEALNTLTTVTQTLTLFLSAIAGISLLVGGIGIMNIMLVSVTERTREIGIRKAIGAKRRDILLQFLIEAMALSGTGGIVGILLGSGLTSIIGKAIKISALPSVDTMFLSFMFSLVVGIVFGIYPANRASRLNPIEALRFE
- a CDS encoding FeoB-associated Cys-rich membrane protein, whose product is MEILIAAIIVLGAVYMLYKHIKKSSSGDCPSCCSNCAYYKKCPSNFKRTGGKK
- a CDS encoding ABC transporter ATP-binding protein produces the protein MIKINNITKIYKTGNVEVAALRGVSFEIDKGEFTAIIGPSGSGKSTLMNVIGCLDIPTGGEYILDGVNVFTLNDNELADIRNRKIGFIFQGFNLLPKLNAVENVELPLIYRGTPAKERLEKSKQALEIVGLGDRMRHKPSQLSGGQQQRVAIARALAGNPPVILADEPTGNLDSQSGKEVLDTLINLNKNGTTIVLITHDMNIASKAKRIIQIMDGRILKDERIGA